A region from the Dermacentor andersoni chromosome 11, qqDerAnde1_hic_scaffold, whole genome shotgun sequence genome encodes:
- the LOC140214223 gene encoding putative nuclease HARBI1 isoform X1, with the protein MKVLCALRFFATGSFQQCVGNEEAIALSQPSISRIITAVAKAITVVGKEKGWVRFPSTAQQKAAVKEGFLSRGKIPGVLGCVDGSLIAIVRPKKLGPGETESYWSRKGYYALNCMVVCDAKLNILAIDPRFPGSCHDYFVWRHSAFRRRLTRGLLLHGEVLLATCGAGVIIKDQTGSSSSGTFTRRGDSGYPLEPWIMTPVPGHPNRLTAEGRYNEAHASMRNAVERCIGVVKSRFRCLQRYRVLHYSPQKAATIVAACAALHNLCLAAGVPLPDDPGDDGAHDDSAQEPAQAQVPLQVQVPPQAHPVQPSRALFQRGRAVRESIVGVFRLPRNLRIAYLQSVRQRIRWQMRWRHVLV; encoded by the exons atgaaagtgctgtgcgcgctgcggttttttgccaccgggagctttcaacagtgcgtcgggaatgaagaagcgattgcactgtcgcagccttcgatcagccggatcattacagccgtcgccaaggccattacggttgtgggcaaagaaaaaggatgggttagattcccatccacggcgcaacagaaagccgccgtcaaggaaggctttcttagccgtggaaaaattccaggagttctaggatgtgtggacgggagtctgatagccatcgttcgccctaagaagctcggccccggcgaaacggaatcgtactggagccgtaaagggtattacgccctcaactgcatggtc gtgtgtgatgcaaagctgaatatcctggcaattgacccacggtttccgggatcgtgccacgattatttcgtttggaggcattctgcatttcgccgccgcctcactcgtggcctgttacttcatggagaagtcttgcttg cgacatgtggtgctggagtgattataaaggatcaaacgggtagctcgagttcgggtaccttcacgagaagag gggactctgggtacccgctagagccatggatcatgactcctgtgcctggtcacccaaatcgcctcacggcagaggggcgctataatgaggcacacgcatcaatgcgaaatgccgttgagcggtgcataggagtcgtcaagagccgcttccgatgcctgcagaggtatcgggtgctccactactcgcctcagaaagcagccactattgttgcagcttgtgcagcgctgcataacctctgccttgcagcaggcgtgcctctgccagacgacccaggtgacgacggtgcacatgacgacagcgcacaggagccagcccaggcacaagtgccgcttcaagtacaggtgccaccgcaggcgcaccctgtacagccttctcgagctttgtttcaaagaggccgtgcggtgcgtgaatccatagttggtgtgtttcggctgcccagaaatttgcgcattgcctacctgcaaagtgtgcgccagcgcattcgctggcaaatgaggtggagacatgtgctggtgtaa
- the LOC140214223 gene encoding putative nuclease HARBI1 isoform X2: MKVLCALRFFATGSFQQCVGNEEAIALSQPSISRIITAVAKAITVVGKEKGWVRFPSTAQQKAAVKEGFLSRGKIPGVLGCVDGSLIAIVRPKKLGPGETESYWSRKGYYALNCMVVCDAKLNILAIDPRFPGSCHDYFVWRHSAFRRRLTRGLLLHGEVLLGDSGYPLEPWIMTPVPGHPNRLTAEGRYNEAHASMRNAVERCIGVVKSRFRCLQRYRVLHYSPQKAATIVAACAALHNLCLAAGVPLPDDPGDDGAHDDSAQEPAQAQVPLQVQVPPQAHPVQPSRALFQRGRAVRESIVGVFRLPRNLRIAYLQSVRQRIRWQMRWRHVLV, from the exons atgaaagtgctgtgcgcgctgcggttttttgccaccgggagctttcaacagtgcgtcgggaatgaagaagcgattgcactgtcgcagccttcgatcagccggatcattacagccgtcgccaaggccattacggttgtgggcaaagaaaaaggatgggttagattcccatccacggcgcaacagaaagccgccgtcaaggaaggctttcttagccgtggaaaaattccaggagttctaggatgtgtggacgggagtctgatagccatcgttcgccctaagaagctcggccccggcgaaacggaatcgtactggagccgtaaagggtattacgccctcaactgcatggtc gtgtgtgatgcaaagctgaatatcctggcaattgacccacggtttccgggatcgtgccacgattatttcgtttggaggcattctgcatttcgccgccgcctcactcgtggcctgttacttcatggagaagtcttgcttg gggactctgggtacccgctagagccatggatcatgactcctgtgcctggtcacccaaatcgcctcacggcagaggggcgctataatgaggcacacgcatcaatgcgaaatgccgttgagcggtgcataggagtcgtcaagagccgcttccgatgcctgcagaggtatcgggtgctccactactcgcctcagaaagcagccactattgttgcagcttgtgcagcgctgcataacctctgccttgcagcaggcgtgcctctgccagacgacccaggtgacgacggtgcacatgacgacagcgcacaggagccagcccaggcacaagtgccgcttcaagtacaggtgccaccgcaggcgcaccctgtacagccttctcgagctttgtttcaaagaggccgtgcggtgcgtgaatccatagttggtgtgtttcggctgcccagaaatttgcgcattgcctacctgcaaagtgtgcgccagcgcattcgctggcaaatgaggtggagacatgtgctggtgtaa